A region of Brevundimonas sp. NIBR10 DNA encodes the following proteins:
- a CDS encoding TolC family protein has protein sequence MPPLKSGRSRLAIGCAVVAMATAVTGPAWAEPAPSFEALLERIGLTPTTVEAGALLDAAEARVRQARVRPNPELGLEAENAFGTGRFSGYDNAETTLSLSQDLELWGRRGARVEVARADAGTAGLRRDLATVEAGARLALVYAEAEAAQRRFMLAEEALTVTIADTRAALMLVEEGREPLLRGIQGESEAAAARATLDEAEAERDAAFARLTAVAMLPTLVTSIDVSLIDRVPAAAGVTPDATPQVRVAEAERAAAESRIEVERIRARPDVRASVGFRRYEAEDATALTFGLSMPLPLFDRNRGNIDAAQADFRAADARLAGARQEAEADRNAATARLRASASRVSATDAGVTAAEEAYRLSRIGFEAGRISQLELRSSRAALIAARNAAVDARLARVRAEIDLARLQGRAPFGTSL, from the coding sequence ATGCCACCCCTGAAATCTGGTCGGTCGCGTCTCGCGATCGGCTGTGCCGTGGTCGCGATGGCGACGGCGGTCACCGGCCCCGCCTGGGCCGAACCCGCGCCCTCGTTCGAGGCGCTGCTTGAACGCATCGGCCTGACGCCGACGACCGTTGAGGCCGGCGCTCTGCTCGACGCGGCCGAGGCGCGCGTCCGTCAGGCGCGCGTCCGCCCCAATCCCGAACTGGGGCTGGAGGCGGAGAACGCCTTCGGTACCGGTCGCTTTTCCGGCTACGACAACGCCGAAACGACCCTGTCCTTGTCCCAGGACCTGGAACTTTGGGGACGGCGCGGCGCGCGGGTCGAGGTCGCGCGGGCCGACGCCGGCACGGCGGGTCTGAGGCGTGACCTGGCGACCGTCGAGGCGGGGGCGAGGCTGGCCCTAGTGTATGCCGAGGCAGAAGCCGCCCAGCGGCGGTTCATGCTGGCCGAGGAGGCCCTGACGGTCACCATCGCCGACACCCGCGCGGCATTGATGCTGGTCGAAGAGGGGCGCGAGCCGCTGCTGCGCGGCATTCAGGGCGAGAGCGAAGCCGCCGCCGCCCGCGCGACCCTGGACGAGGCCGAGGCCGAACGGGACGCGGCGTTCGCGCGGCTGACCGCCGTGGCGATGCTGCCGACGCTGGTTACCTCGATCGACGTCAGCCTGATCGACCGGGTGCCTGCAGCAGCAGGCGTGACGCCGGACGCGACGCCGCAGGTCCGCGTGGCCGAGGCCGAGCGGGCGGCGGCCGAAAGCCGTATCGAGGTCGAACGCATCCGCGCCCGGCCCGATGTCCGCGCCTCGGTAGGCTTCCGCCGCTACGAAGCGGAGGACGCGACGGCTTTGACCTTCGGCCTCAGCATGCCACTGCCGCTGTTCGACCGAAACCGGGGCAACATTGACGCTGCGCAAGCCGACTTTAGGGCTGCGGACGCTCGACTTGCCGGTGCCAGACAGGAGGCCGAGGCTGACCGTAACGCGGCTACGGCGCGTCTGCGGGCTTCGGCAAGCCGTGTGTCAGCCACCGACGCCGGGGTCACGGCCGCCGAGGAAGCCTATCGCCTCTCGCGGATCGGGTTCGAGGCGGGACGGATTTCGCAACTGGAACTGCGGTCTTCCCGCGCCGCCCTCATCGCCGCCCGCAACGCCGCCGTGGACGCCCGCCTCGCGCGGGTCCGGGCCGAAATCGATCTCGCGCGCCTGCAAGGCCGCGCCCCGTTTGGAACATCGCTATGA
- a CDS encoding efflux RND transporter periplasmic adaptor subunit — protein sequence MKRTPQINKTWLMAGVAAVVVLGGAGLYAMTRSPAEAPAAEGEAGHSEEEGEHAEGEEAGGEEGVVLLTSAQITAANIAIVAVTGGGGGETRLSGRVEPMVDAKAAVAASVGGRVERVLVAPGQSVRAGQSLAILVSGDAATLRADAAAAAASSDAARRAYERDRNLEEAGVVARQEVETSRAQSLSSEAAARAARARVSAAGSPNASGRLSVTSPISGVVTSVQVGPGGFAAQGGVIAEVTNPARVEIVFNAPPALAAQVRAGSSVRVQGPAGEFDAVVTGVAAGAGGEGGGTIIRARPSGGGLPPAGSAVSGTVVTGGDAVSGLTVPSDAIQTVEGASVVFVRTAEGFRAVPVLAGRQAGDRTEILSGLTGSERIAGANAFLLKAELAKGEAEHGH from the coding sequence ATGAAACGCACACCACAGATCAATAAAACTTGGCTGATGGCCGGGGTCGCCGCCGTCGTCGTCCTGGGTGGCGCGGGGCTCTATGCCATGACCCGCTCACCCGCCGAGGCTCCGGCGGCGGAGGGTGAAGCCGGACATTCCGAGGAGGAGGGCGAGCACGCCGAGGGCGAGGAAGCGGGCGGCGAAGAAGGCGTCGTCCTCCTGACGTCGGCTCAGATCACCGCCGCCAACATCGCCATCGTCGCCGTGACCGGCGGTGGTGGCGGCGAAACCCGCCTGTCGGGCCGGGTCGAGCCGATGGTTGATGCGAAGGCGGCCGTCGCCGCGAGCGTCGGTGGCCGCGTCGAACGGGTTTTGGTCGCGCCGGGTCAATCGGTGCGCGCCGGACAATCGCTGGCAATCCTGGTCAGCGGCGATGCCGCGACCCTCCGCGCCGATGCGGCCGCGGCGGCCGCATCGTCTGATGCCGCCCGCCGCGCCTATGAACGTGACCGAAATCTGGAGGAAGCTGGCGTCGTCGCTCGTCAGGAGGTCGAGACGTCTCGTGCCCAATCGCTCAGTTCAGAAGCCGCGGCCCGCGCCGCGAGGGCGCGAGTCTCCGCCGCTGGATCGCCCAACGCCTCCGGACGTCTCAGCGTGACCAGTCCCATTTCAGGCGTGGTCACCAGCGTTCAGGTTGGGCCGGGTGGGTTTGCCGCTCAGGGCGGTGTCATCGCCGAGGTCACCAACCCAGCGCGGGTCGAGATCGTCTTCAACGCACCCCCGGCGCTTGCAGCCCAAGTTCGAGCCGGTTCATCCGTGCGCGTGCAAGGACCGGCCGGCGAGTTCGATGCTGTGGTCACCGGCGTTGCGGCGGGCGCAGGCGGTGAGGGCGGCGGAACTATAATTCGCGCGCGCCCGTCAGGAGGCGGTCTGCCGCCCGCCGGATCGGCGGTGTCGGGGACGGTCGTCACCGGCGGCGACGCTGTTAGTGGCCTAACCGTGCCATCAGACGCGATCCAGACGGTGGAAGGCGCGAGCGTCGTGTTCGTGCGAACAGCCGAAGGTTTCCGCGCAGTCCCGGTGCTTGCGGGTCGGCAGGCGGGAGATCGCACGGAAATTCTGAGCGGCCTGACGGGTTCTGAACGTATCGCCGGGGCCAACGCCTTCCTCCTTAAAGCCGAACTCGCCAAGGGCGAGGCCGAGCACGGCCACTAG
- a CDS encoding CusA/CzcA family heavy metal efflux RND transporter yields MFTAIITASVRFRWFIVLAVSLVAALGLFELTKLPIDAVPDITNRQVQITTVAPALAPEQIERQVTYPLETALAGIPGLTSTRSLSRNGFSQITAIFTDQTDIYFARQQVAERLAAASEGLPEGVEPGLSPITTGLGEVLMWTVDYVPFNSNNLSKPGQPGWQAGGAYLTPEGERLTTPEQRATYLRTVQDWIIAPQMRTTTGLAGVDTVGGYVKEYAVRPNASQLAAYGLGLNDLVEAVERANTQAGAGYIQRAGEALVVRTDALALTIDDLAQAPVVNRGGLVVRVADVATVEIGQAPRLGGASRDGHEAVLGTALMIAGGNSRTVAQAAAERLSVVDDSLPPGVVAVPVLNRSELVNSTISTVARNLAEGALLVIVVLFLLLGNIRAASITALMIPLSFLFAVIGMNRFGISGNLMSLGALDFGLMVDGAVVVIENTLLMLTQRRASLGRMLTRHERLDVAVQSARQMVKPAAFGQLIILLVFAPLLMLEGVEGKTFQPMGATVMLALVGAFIFSFTFVPAMTALLVREPKSVHIGPDGRAVEHETWILRFARRFIQPAIQAAVARPKIVLISAVATLAIGAVTFMSLGREFIPTLDEGDIAMQALRVPSASLEQSLAMQMALERAIKAQPEVETMFSRTGTAEAAVDPMPPNISDSVIVLKDRKDWPDPSLEKEALIERIEGVAALQIGNNFEFSQPIELRFNELISGVRTDLAVMVYGDDFETLQRVADQVATSLRATTGSADVRVEQASGLPTLTVSVDRIAAASYGLSAADVSEAVSAGVGGAEAGRIFEGDRRFDVVVRLPDDARNDPASLAALPIVSDTGVIVPLSSVARIQVGEGPNQISRENGSRRMVVQANVRGRDLGGFVTDAQSQVSKIDLPAGVYLKWGGQFENLERAVQRFGLVIPIVFVLIGVLLFLALGSFAEAGLVFACVPLALVGGALALLLRGMPFSVSAAVGFIAVSGVATLNGLVLMQAIRERLTAGLTPYDAAIEGASSRLRAVLTTAMVAIVGFIPMALAHGAGAEVQKPLATVVIGGLLTATILTLLVLPTFAARAVKHRASEGMDD; encoded by the coding sequence ATGTTTACAGCTATCATCACAGCGTCCGTCAGGTTCCGCTGGTTCATCGTTCTTGCCGTCAGCCTCGTCGCGGCGCTGGGTCTGTTCGAACTGACCAAACTGCCGATCGACGCGGTCCCCGACATCACCAACCGTCAGGTGCAGATCACCACGGTCGCCCCCGCCCTAGCCCCCGAACAGATCGAGCGTCAGGTCACCTATCCATTGGAAACGGCCCTGGCCGGCATCCCAGGGCTGACCAGCACGCGGTCGCTATCGCGCAACGGCTTCAGCCAGATCACCGCGATCTTCACCGACCAGACGGACATCTATTTCGCGCGTCAGCAAGTCGCCGAACGTCTCGCCGCAGCGTCGGAAGGACTTCCCGAGGGCGTGGAGCCGGGCCTTTCACCCATCACCACGGGCCTCGGTGAGGTTCTGATGTGGACCGTCGACTATGTGCCCTTCAACAGCAATAACCTGTCCAAGCCCGGCCAACCCGGCTGGCAGGCCGGCGGGGCCTATCTGACCCCCGAGGGCGAGCGGCTGACCACGCCCGAGCAGCGCGCCACCTATCTGCGCACGGTCCAGGACTGGATCATCGCGCCGCAGATGCGCACCACCACCGGTCTCGCCGGGGTCGATACGGTCGGAGGCTACGTCAAGGAATACGCCGTCCGACCCAATGCGTCGCAACTGGCGGCCTATGGGCTGGGCCTCAATGATCTGGTCGAGGCGGTCGAGCGCGCTAACACCCAGGCAGGCGCGGGCTACATCCAGCGCGCGGGCGAAGCCCTGGTCGTGCGCACCGACGCCCTGGCGCTGACGATCGACGATCTGGCGCAGGCACCGGTCGTCAATCGCGGGGGTCTGGTCGTTCGGGTCGCCGATGTCGCGACGGTCGAGATCGGCCAGGCTCCGCGTCTGGGCGGCGCCAGCCGAGACGGTCACGAGGCGGTGCTCGGCACGGCGCTGATGATCGCGGGCGGCAACAGCCGCACCGTGGCTCAGGCCGCCGCCGAACGTCTGTCGGTCGTGGACGACAGTTTGCCTCCCGGTGTCGTCGCTGTGCCGGTGCTGAACCGCAGCGAACTGGTCAACTCGACCATCTCGACGGTCGCCCGCAACCTTGCCGAAGGCGCGCTGCTGGTCATCGTTGTTCTCTTCCTGCTGCTGGGCAACATTCGAGCGGCGAGCATCACCGCCTTGATGATTCCGTTGTCCTTCCTGTTCGCCGTCATCGGCATGAATCGGTTCGGTATCAGCGGTAACCTGATGAGCCTGGGCGCCCTCGACTTCGGTCTGATGGTCGATGGCGCTGTCGTGGTGATTGAGAACACCCTGCTTATGCTGACCCAGCGCCGGGCGTCTCTGGGACGGATGTTGACTCGCCATGAGCGATTGGACGTGGCGGTCCAATCCGCCCGTCAGATGGTCAAGCCGGCCGCCTTTGGACAACTGATCATCCTGCTGGTGTTCGCCCCGCTGCTGATGCTGGAAGGCGTCGAGGGCAAGACGTTCCAGCCCATGGGCGCGACCGTCATGCTGGCCTTGGTCGGCGCCTTCATCTTCTCCTTCACCTTCGTGCCCGCAATGACGGCCCTGCTCGTGCGTGAGCCCAAGTCGGTTCACATCGGTCCTGACGGTCGAGCGGTGGAACACGAGACCTGGATTCTGCGGTTCGCTCGCCGGTTCATCCAGCCTGCGATCCAGGCGGCGGTCGCACGTCCCAAGATCGTGCTGATCTCCGCCGTGGCGACCCTTGCCATCGGCGCGGTCACCTTCATGTCGCTGGGCCGAGAGTTCATTCCGACGCTCGACGAGGGCGACATCGCCATGCAGGCGCTGCGCGTGCCCTCGGCCTCGCTGGAGCAGTCCCTCGCCATGCAGATGGCTTTGGAACGCGCCATCAAGGCGCAGCCGGAGGTCGAGACCATGTTCTCGCGCACCGGCACGGCGGAGGCGGCGGTGGACCCCATGCCGCCGAACATCTCCGACAGCGTCATCGTGTTGAAGGATCGCAAGGACTGGCCCGATCCGAGCCTGGAGAAGGAGGCTTTGATCGAACGGATCGAAGGCGTTGCGGCGCTACAGATCGGTAACAACTTCGAGTTCAGCCAACCGATCGAACTGCGCTTCAACGAGTTGATCTCCGGCGTTCGCACCGATCTCGCCGTCATGGTCTATGGCGACGACTTCGAAACGCTCCAGCGCGTGGCAGATCAGGTCGCGACTTCGCTTAGGGCGACGACCGGCTCGGCGGACGTTCGGGTCGAGCAGGCTTCCGGCCTGCCCACCCTGACCGTCAGCGTCGATCGCATCGCCGCCGCCAGCTACGGCCTGTCCGCTGCAGATGTCAGCGAGGCGGTCTCGGCCGGTGTCGGTGGTGCCGAAGCCGGGCGGATCTTCGAGGGCGACCGACGCTTCGACGTCGTCGTCCGCCTGCCTGACGACGCCCGCAATGATCCGGCGTCTCTGGCGGCCCTCCCGATCGTCTCCGACACGGGGGTCATCGTACCGCTGTCCTCGGTGGCGCGCATCCAGGTCGGAGAAGGCCCGAACCAGATCAGTCGCGAGAATGGCAGCCGCCGCATGGTGGTTCAGGCCAATGTTCGCGGTCGCGATCTGGGCGGCTTCGTCACCGATGCCCAAAGCCAGGTCTCGAAGATTGACCTGCCGGCGGGCGTTTATCTGAAGTGGGGCGGGCAGTTTGAGAACCTTGAGCGTGCGGTGCAGCGCTTCGGACTCGTGATCCCGATCGTCTTCGTGCTGATCGGCGTATTGCTGTTCCTGGCGCTGGGGTCGTTCGCGGAGGCCGGCCTGGTCTTTGCCTGCGTGCCCTTGGCCCTAGTTGGCGGCGCGCTCGCGCTGCTACTGCGCGGGATGCCGTTCTCGGTCTCTGCGGCGGTGGGCTTCATCGCCGTCTCCGGTGTGGCGACCCTGAACGGCCTCGTCCTGATGCAGGCGATCCGCGAACGGCTGACGGCGGGTCTCACGCCCTATGATGCCGCCATAGAGGGCGCCTCCAGCCGCCTTCGCGCGGTGCTGACGACTGCAATGGTCGCCATCGTCGGCTTTATACCGATGGCGCTGGCGCACGGGGCCGGGGCCGAAGTCCAGAAGCCGCTGGCGACAGTGGTGATCGGGGGTCTTCTGACCGCGACCATCCTGACCTTGCTCGTTCTGCCGACCTTCGCAGCCAGGGCGGTCAAGCACAGAGCCTCGGAAGGAATGGACGATTGA
- a CDS encoding cation transporter has translation MTSRSSEDHQQRRTLLVVLILNALLFVGLGAGGIFADSSALLANAVDNGADSVVYLISFLAVGRALSWKRGAARLSGVLLLLFAAGVVIDVGRRWWFGAEPVGWTMMGMALVAAVVNLVCLLLLKRVTSDDVNMEAAETFSLNDFAANGGILVAGGLVLWLDQSWPDLVVGLLVAALAIKGGVEILQNAARAEDNKEAVR, from the coding sequence TTGACGTCTCGATCCTCGGAGGACCACCAGCAGCGCCGTACGCTGCTGGTGGTCCTCATCCTCAACGCTCTGCTTTTCGTGGGTCTGGGCGCCGGCGGCATTTTCGCGGACTCCAGCGCCCTGCTGGCCAATGCGGTCGATAATGGAGCGGACTCGGTTGTCTACCTGATCAGCTTCCTGGCCGTAGGCCGAGCCTTGTCCTGGAAAAGAGGTGCAGCCCGTCTGTCCGGTGTCCTGTTGCTGCTCTTTGCCGCCGGCGTCGTTATCGACGTCGGCCGGCGATGGTGGTTCGGCGCGGAACCTGTCGGCTGGACCATGATGGGGATGGCTCTCGTCGCAGCGGTCGTGAACCTCGTTTGCCTGTTGCTGCTCAAAAGAGTCACCTCCGACGACGTCAACATGGAGGCTGCCGAAACCTTCAGTCTGAACGACTTCGCAGCGAACGGCGGGATTCTCGTCGCCGGCGGGCTTGTGCTGTGGCTCGATCAGTCGTGGCCGGACCTCGTGGTCGGACTGTTGGTCGCCGCGCTCGCGATCAAAGGCGGCGTCGAAATTTTGCAGAACGCGGCTCGCGCCGAAGACAATAAGGAGGCGGTCCGATGA
- a CDS encoding heavy metal translocating P-type ATPase, producing MSSSATDHQAGDGHDHASEKAGADPHAHGGVFGPNTEVIFAVASGGALALGFALEKLAAGVTAWLPLGLYLIAYGFGGFFTVREAFENLRNKRFEIDTLMLVAAAGAAALGAWAEGALLLFLFSIGHALENYAMGRAKRAIEALADLAPRTAHVRRGDQIVEVPVEEVEVGDTVVVRPNERLPADGFVVVGATSINQAPVTGESMPVDKQPVPDAATARARPAQVGPASIVFAGTINGAGAIEIETTRKSTDTTLAKVVRMVSEAETQKSPTQRFTDRFERIFVPVVLGLAFILLFAWVVVDEPFRDSFYRAMAVLVAASPCALAIATPSAVLSGVARAARAGVLIKGGAPLENLGSLNAIAFDKTGTLTEGRPRITDIVPVGGAKELDLLTTAVAVERLSDHPLAEAIARDGLERLQGTAIPAASDLQSLTGKGVTARFDDGQVWIGKPEMFGVDGISPLSNEAQAAVTRLRLAGRTLMVVRRDERDLGVIGLLDTPRAAARTTLDALRGLGVSRMIMISGDHQKAAQAIASQVGLTEAWGDLMPEDKVDAIKRLRAEGKIAMVGDGVNDAPAMATATVGIAMGAAGSDVALETADVALMSDDLSQLPFAVGLSRRTRGIILQNLVVSLGVVAFLVPATIFGLGIGPAVAMHEGSTLLVVFNALRLLGYRDPTSPAGPSNGVATVAAPNLKGTVA from the coding sequence ATGAGTTCGTCCGCTACCGACCATCAAGCCGGGGACGGCCACGACCATGCGAGCGAAAAGGCAGGGGCCGATCCGCATGCACACGGCGGCGTGTTCGGGCCCAACACTGAGGTGATTTTCGCCGTGGCAAGTGGCGGGGCCCTGGCCTTGGGCTTCGCCCTCGAAAAGCTCGCGGCCGGCGTCACGGCTTGGCTGCCTCTCGGTCTGTATCTGATCGCCTACGGCTTCGGCGGCTTCTTCACGGTCCGCGAGGCTTTCGAAAATCTCCGCAACAAGCGTTTCGAGATCGACACGCTGATGCTCGTGGCCGCCGCCGGGGCGGCGGCTCTCGGGGCCTGGGCGGAGGGCGCGCTGCTCCTGTTCCTGTTCAGCATCGGCCACGCCCTTGAGAACTACGCCATGGGCCGTGCCAAACGCGCGATCGAAGCCCTCGCCGACCTCGCGCCTCGCACGGCCCACGTGCGCCGCGGCGACCAGATCGTGGAAGTGCCGGTCGAGGAGGTCGAGGTCGGCGACACGGTCGTTGTGCGGCCCAACGAACGGCTGCCGGCCGACGGCTTTGTCGTGGTGGGCGCGACCAGCATCAATCAGGCCCCGGTCACCGGCGAGAGCATGCCGGTCGACAAGCAACCGGTTCCCGACGCCGCCACGGCCCGCGCGCGCCCAGCGCAGGTCGGTCCCGCCTCCATCGTCTTCGCAGGCACCATCAACGGGGCTGGCGCGATCGAGATCGAGACGACGCGCAAATCCACCGACACGACCCTGGCCAAGGTCGTCCGTATGGTGAGCGAGGCCGAAACCCAGAAGTCCCCCACCCAGCGATTTACGGACCGCTTCGAACGGATCTTCGTCCCGGTGGTCCTCGGCCTCGCCTTCATCCTGCTCTTCGCCTGGGTCGTGGTCGATGAGCCGTTCCGCGACAGCTTCTATCGGGCCATGGCGGTCCTGGTGGCGGCCAGCCCTTGCGCCCTCGCCATCGCCACGCCCAGCGCCGTTCTCTCGGGTGTCGCGCGTGCGGCCCGAGCTGGCGTCCTGATCAAGGGGGGAGCCCCCCTTGAAAACTTGGGATCGCTTAACGCCATAGCTTTCGACAAGACCGGCACCCTGACGGAGGGACGGCCTCGGATCACCGACATCGTGCCCGTGGGCGGCGCGAAGGAACTCGACCTTCTGACAACCGCCGTCGCGGTCGAGCGCCTGAGCGATCACCCCTTGGCGGAGGCCATAGCGCGTGACGGCCTGGAGCGCCTTCAAGGCACAGCGATCCCGGCTGCCTCAGACCTGCAGAGCCTGACTGGGAAGGGCGTCACCGCACGGTTCGACGACGGACAGGTGTGGATAGGCAAGCCGGAGATGTTCGGCGTGGACGGGATCAGCCCGCTCAGCAACGAGGCGCAGGCCGCTGTCACCCGCCTGAGGCTGGCCGGTCGAACCCTTATGGTCGTACGACGTGACGAACGCGATCTGGGCGTGATCGGCCTGCTGGATACGCCACGGGCCGCAGCCCGCACGACGCTCGATGCCCTGCGTGGGCTGGGCGTCTCACGAATGATCATGATCTCGGGTGATCATCAGAAGGCGGCTCAGGCCATCGCCAGCCAGGTTGGTCTGACCGAAGCCTGGGGCGATCTCATGCCCGAGGACAAGGTCGACGCCATCAAGCGGCTTCGCGCCGAGGGCAAGATCGCCATGGTGGGCGACGGCGTGAACGACGCCCCCGCCATGGCCACGGCGACCGTGGGCATCGCCATGGGCGCCGCAGGGTCCGACGTCGCGTTGGAGACCGCTGACGTCGCCCTTATGTCCGACGACCTCTCGCAACTGCCGTTTGCGGTCGGGCTGAGCCGTCGAACCCGCGGCATCATCTTGCAGAACCTGGTCGTCAGCCTCGGGGTCGTCGCCTTCCTTGTGCCCGCCACCATCTTCGGATTGGGCATCGGGCCGGCGGTGGCGATGCACGAGGGCTCGACCCTGTTGGTCGTGTTCAACGCCCTCCGGCTCCTCGGCTACCGCGACCCTACCAGCCCCGCTGGGCCTTCGAATGGCGTAGCAACCGTGGCCGCTCCAAACCTGAAGGGAACTGTCGCATGA
- a CDS encoding DUF305 domain-containing protein translates to MKRIGWVSVVAVFLALSAFAYGMLSGRSRPDAEAPPPSAQDVGAHDTQGARPGEAPSTQAFREANDLMHQGMAIAYTGDADIDFLRGMIAHHEGAIAMARIAVAHGEAADVQSLAREIIAAQEAEILRMRILLARHEDDPPSGVRP, encoded by the coding sequence ATGAAGCGCATCGGATGGGTTTCGGTCGTCGCCGTCTTTCTTGCGCTGTCGGCCTTCGCCTACGGCATGCTGTCGGGACGGTCGCGGCCTGACGCCGAGGCTCCCCCACCATCGGCCCAGGATGTCGGTGCTCACGACACTCAGGGCGCGAGGCCGGGGGAGGCTCCCTCGACCCAAGCCTTCCGGGAAGCGAACGACCTGATGCATCAAGGCATGGCCATCGCCTATACCGGCGACGCCGACATCGACTTCCTGCGGGGCATGATCGCGCATCACGAGGGCGCCATCGCCATGGCCAGGATCGCGGTCGCGCACGGTGAGGCCGCGGACGTCCAAAGCCTCGCCCGCGAGATCATCGCCGCCCAGGAGGCCGAGATCCTCCGGATGAGGATACTGCTGGCGCGGCACGAAGACGACCCGCCCAGTGGCGTCAGGCCCTGA
- a CDS encoding acyltransferase, with amino-acid sequence MLRVAEEPMNPIPPRIARGGWLDALRFIVGALIILYHFREASPVPLPQLHPVFDRGYLLTDFFIIDSGYVLARIYGDRLAAGEASLRAYARQRLLRVIPAHLVVSLILVALVGGAALAGVSPSNPQWFDWSQLPAQMLLVQAYGVPGGQGWNAPTWTLSALIGCYLLLPWICRALWRWPPAVVVMGAVIFVLVANLAASQWLGDPLYRLPMRFGILRALPLFLLGVAAAFYGSRVYVAPRLAGAIGVAAGCALVILQTFGTFSLLALGLMTVIIWAAGAVPVRKPSRLIEHLALMSFSMFLTNEVSRIVWFGLLEAVGQDALSAGDRWALWSVGFVGAFAAAAVFRYGFDRPVQTWLSASRPPGGRAGRSGAVVSAEHAG; translated from the coding sequence ATGCTCCGCGTCGCCGAAGAGCCGATGAACCCGATTCCGCCGCGCATCGCCCGCGGCGGCTGGCTCGACGCGCTCCGCTTCATCGTCGGGGCGCTGATCATCCTCTATCATTTCCGCGAGGCCTCTCCGGTCCCGCTGCCGCAACTGCATCCGGTGTTCGACCGCGGCTATCTGCTCACCGACTTCTTCATCATCGACTCCGGTTACGTCCTGGCCCGCATCTATGGCGACCGGCTGGCCGCCGGTGAGGCCTCGCTGCGCGCCTATGCGCGCCAGCGCCTGTTGCGGGTCATTCCGGCCCACCTCGTCGTCAGCCTCATCCTCGTGGCTCTCGTCGGCGGCGCCGCGCTCGCGGGCGTCTCGCCCAGCAATCCTCAGTGGTTCGACTGGTCGCAGCTGCCGGCGCAAATGTTGCTGGTCCAGGCCTATGGCGTGCCCGGCGGACAGGGGTGGAACGCGCCGACCTGGACCCTCTCAGCCCTGATCGGCTGCTATCTCCTGTTGCCGTGGATCTGCCGCGCCCTGTGGCGCTGGCCGCCGGCCGTCGTGGTGATGGGCGCGGTGATCTTCGTCCTCGTCGCCAACCTCGCTGCCTCCCAGTGGCTGGGCGATCCCCTCTATCGCCTTCCGATGCGGTTCGGAATCCTTCGCGCCCTGCCGCTCTTCCTGCTGGGCGTCGCGGCGGCCTTCTACGGCTCGCGGGTCTATGTCGCGCCTCGCCTCGCCGGCGCAATCGGTGTCGCCGCGGGCTGCGCGCTGGTCATTCTCCAGACCTTCGGCACGTTCAGCCTGCTCGCCCTCGGTCTGATGACGGTGATCATCTGGGCCGCCGGCGCCGTACCCGTGCGCAAGCCCTCGCGTCTGATCGAACATCTCGCCCTGATGTCATTCTCGATGTTCCTGACCAATGAGGTCAGCCGCATCGTCTGGTTCGGACTGCTTGAGGCTGTCGGTCAGGACGCTCTGTCAGCGGGGGACCGCTGGGCGCTTTGGTCCGTCGGTTTCGTCGGCGCCTTCGCCGCCGCCGCAGTGTTCCGCTACGGCTTCGACCGGCCCGTCCAGACTTGGCTCAGTGCCTCGCGTCCCCCCGGGGGGAGGGCAGGTCGGTCAGGCGCCGTTGTGTCGGCCGAACACGCGGGTTGA
- a CDS encoding DUF411 domain-containing protein produces the protein MAAPAPAPSRRTMLVALPGLVLVAAPALAAPPRRMTAYKTPWCGCCGGWIAHMRQAGWTVEVVEREDLAPIRAQHGIPDPLASCHTAVVGAYAIEGHVPAGDVARLLRERPAAKALSAPGMPAGSPGMEAAGREPYTTVLILNDGSTRVFGRHNGA, from the coding sequence ATGGCTGCACCTGCACCTGCACCTTCGCGCCGCACCATGCTCGTGGCATTGCCCGGATTGGTCCTGGTCGCCGCTCCCGCCCTGGCGGCGCCGCCCAGGCGAATGACCGCCTACAAGACGCCCTGGTGCGGCTGCTGTGGCGGCTGGATCGCGCACATGCGTCAGGCGGGCTGGACCGTCGAGGTCGTCGAGCGCGAGGACCTGGCGCCGATCCGGGCGCAGCATGGGATTCCCGATCCGCTCGCTTCTTGCCACACGGCCGTCGTCGGCGCCTATGCGATCGAGGGTCATGTCCCGGCCGGCGACGTCGCTCGGCTGCTGCGCGAACGCCCGGCCGCAAAGGCGTTGAGCGCGCCCGGCATGCCGGCAGGTTCGCCGGGCATGGAGGCTGCGGGGCGAGAACCCTATACGACCGTGCTGATCCTCAATGACGGTTCAACCCGCGTGTTCGGCCGACACAACGGCGCCTGA
- a CDS encoding toxin-antitoxin system, antitoxin component encodes MAVAKYTPLATFLRRQKRDEIELTFRDIERIVGGILPKAATMDDWWRCDPSGLQKPQHVAFADAGFVAEPQTRAETVRFVRVTPDGRNPALALAHERDPQA; translated from the coding sequence ATGGCCGTGGCCAAATATACGCCCCTCGCAACCTTCCTGCGACGCCAGAAGCGCGACGAGATCGAGCTGACTTTCAGGGACATCGAACGGATTGTCGGCGGTATTCTGCCGAAGGCGGCGACCATGGACGATTGGTGGCGATGCGATCCTTCCGGACTCCAAAAACCTCAACACGTCGCCTTCGCGGACGCCGGGTTCGTCGCCGAGCCGCAGACCCGGGCCGAAACCGTCCGCTTTGTTCGAGTGACGCCCGATGGCCGAAATCCGGCTTTGGCGCTCGCGCACGAGCGAGACCCGCAGGCCTGA